From the genome of Polyodon spathula isolate WHYD16114869_AA chromosome 14, ASM1765450v1, whole genome shotgun sequence, one region includes:
- the LOC121326716 gene encoding protein mono-ADP-ribosyltransferase TIPARP-like, translating to MDATLHLLQTETKSVDTILGTSLNLNCTTMPSEDFNEQMGLSGKIPLVKPYLKKKHAPRKLDTKCLRALDPILTSLLSSDALVGGGDGVFLPRSQPRSQRNLCEAVVQKQTRINQICLKEGDAVPSLTPSAEPAQVTDPNAKLLEPEQEVQIQSSTDSDERSFQPLASETAVASVASSSCQDDKMNGMYPSESLQGANCLADNDSFVQSGIFQDKSEEASLDLVFELLTQLQYHTQQGDGISVCVDFLQGCCVYGNDCPEHHTVLPYHWQIRKTGTPIWQSVSDESQEQLERLYCNPDNEQVRLKYQGRVFALDFSLMRVADVEYDLVRRLSTPPSTNLNSNYHTVWKYYCRDNFGWREYSEPVVRLIEEATCRGLKEVRFVTLQNQYILNIREGFQQNAIFGFRRQIKKRPLFLSTVMLMPYLQTLSGLSLPISPPSGTASSEPLSPTASTSLKMYPETWISMDSFQDFMQVPVSKEDKSYRTVYSLFHKTISETKFKIMKITRVQNPFLWEKYKRKKEYMSRKMSEMDCVINERHLFHGTSQDVIEGICKHNFDPRVSGKHATMFGQGSYFARKAVYSHNFSKRSPKGVHYMFLAKVLTGKFVVGNAAMRRPPPLNANDPSSDLFDSCVDNWIDPQIFVIFNDDQSYPYFIIQYEEVSTTVSI from the exons atggatgcAACTTTGCATTTACTGCAAACGGAAACAAAAAGTGTTGATACAATTTTAGGCACTTCATTGAACCTCAACTGCACAACAATGCCGAGTGAAGACTTCAACGAACAGATGGGTCTGTCTGGAAAAATCCCACTTGTAAAgccttatttaaaaaagaaacacgcTCCGAGGAAGTTGGATACAAAATGTCTCCGGGCTTTGGATCCCATCCTTACCAGTTTATTAAGCTCAGATGCACTTGTAGGGGGAGGCGATGGGGTCTTTTTACCCAGGAGCCAGCCTAGAAGCCAAAGAAATTTGTGCGAGGCTGTTGTGCAAAAGCAAACGAGGATAAACCAGATTTGCTTAAAAGAAGGGGATGCTGTGCCTAGCTTGACACCGAGCGCTGAACCCGCACAGGTAACTGACCCGAACGCTAAACTTCTGGAACCCGAACAAGAGGTTCAAATTCAGTCTAGTACAGATTCTGATGAGCGCAGTTTTCAGCCACTGGCAAGCGAAACGGCGGTGGCGAGTGTTGCCAGTTCGTCGTGTCAAGATGACAAGATGAATGGAATGTACCCCTCCGAATCGTTGCAGGGTGCTAATTGCCTTGCTGACAACGACAGCTTCGTGCAAAGCGGGATTTTCCAGGATAAAAGCGAGGAAGCTTCGTTGGATCTTGTGTTTGAACTACTGACCCAGCTGCAGTATCACACTCAACAAGGGGATGGGATATCGGTCTGCGTGGATTTTCTGCAGGGGTGCTGTGTTTATGGTAACGACTGCCCCGAACATCATACGGTGCTGCCTTACCACTGGCAGATCAGGAAGACTGGGACTCCGATTTGGCAAAGTGTTTCCGACGAATCGCAGGAACAATTGGAAAGACTCTATTGTAATCCAGACAATGAACAAGTCAGGCTTAAATATCA GGGACGTGTTTTTGCACTGGATTTCAGCCTCATGAGGGTTGCCGATGTAGAATATGACCTGGTGCGGAGATTGTCTACTCCTCCCAGCACAAACCTAAACTCCAACTACCACACTGTGTGGAAGTACTACTGCAGGGACAACTTTGGCTGGAGAGAGTACTCTGAG CCAGTTGTTCGATTGATAGAAGAAGCTACCTGCAGGGGGTTAAAGGAAGTGCGGTTTGTGACTTTGCAAAATCAGTACATCCTGAACATCAGGGAAGGGTTCCAGCAGAATGCTATCTTTGGTTTCAGAAGACAGATCAAGAAAAGACCCCTGTTCCTCTCCACGGTCATGCTGATGCCTTACTTACA aacgcTTAGTGGCCTCTCTTTACCTATATCTCCACCAAGCGGAACAGCTTCCTCTGAACCCCTGTCTCCAACAGCCTCTACCTCTCTGAAGATGTATCCCGAAACTTGGATTTCAATGGATTCCTTTCAGGATTTTATGCAAGTGCCTGTGTCTAAGGAAGACAAAAGCTACAGAACTGTCTATAGTCTCTTCCACAAGACTATATCTGAGACTAAATTTAAGATAATGAAGATCACAAGGGTGCAGAATCCTTTCCTTTGGGAAAAGTATAAAAG GAAGAAGGAGTACATGTCTAGAAAAATGAGCGAAATGGACTGCGTGATAAACGAAAGACACCTGTTCCACGGGACCTCCCAGGACGTCATCGAAGGGATCTGCAAACACAACTTCGACCCGCGGGTCAGCGGGAAACACGCCACCATGTTTGGACAGGGAAGCTACTTTGCCAGAAAGGCCGTCTACTCGCACAACTTCTCAAAACGGTCTCCAAAGGGAGTTCACTATATGTTTCTAGCCAAGGTGCTCACAGGGAAATTCGTAGTGGGCAACGCCGCCATGAGGAGGCCACCGCCTTTGAACGCCAATGACCCATCCAGTGACTTGTTCGACTCTTGCGTTGACAACTGGATAGACCCTCAAATCTTTGTCATTTTCAACGATGACCAGAGCTACCCTtatttcattatacagtatgaaGAAGTTTCCACTACTGTCTCCATTTAG